A genome region from Physeter macrocephalus isolate SW-GA chromosome 4, ASM283717v5, whole genome shotgun sequence includes the following:
- the CCN1 gene encoding CCN family member 1 translates to MSSSTARTLALAVTLLHLARLALSTCPAACHCPLEAPKCAPGVGLVRDACGCCKVCAKQLNEDCSKTQPCDHTKGLECNFGASSTALKGICRAQSEGRPCEYNSRIYQNGESFQPNCKHQCTCIDGAVGCIPLCPQELSLPSLGCPNPRLVKVTGQCCEEWVCDEDGAKDPMDDRDGLLGKELAFDASEVELTRNNELIAIGKGGSLKRLPVFGMEPRILYSPSSHGQKCIVQTTSWSQCSKTCGTGISTRVTNDNPECRLLKETRICEVRPCGQPVYSSLKKGKKCSKTKKSPEPVKFTYAGCSSMKKYRPKYCGSCVDGRCCTPQQTRTVKMRFRCEDGETFSKNVMMIQSCRCSYSCPHANEAAFPFYRLFNDIHKFRD, encoded by the exons ATGAGCTCCAGCACCGCCAGGACGCTCGCCCTCGCCGTCACCCTTCTCCACTTGGCCAGGCTG GCTCTCTCCACCTGCCCTGCCGCCTGCCACTGCCCCCTGGAGGCGCCCAAGTGCGCCCCGGGAGTCGGGCTGGTCCGGGACGCCTGCGGCTGCTGTAAGGTCTGCGCCAAGCAGCTCAACGAGGACTGCAGCAAAACGCAGCCCTGCGACCACACCAAGGGGCTGGAATGCAACTTCGGCGCCAGCTCCACCGCTCTGAAGGGGATCTGCAGAG CTCAGTCAGAGGGCAGACCCTGTGAATATAACTCCAGAATCTACCAGAATGGGGAAAGTTTCCAGCCCAATTGTAAACATCAGTGCACATGTATTGACGGCGCCGTGGGCTGCATTCCTCTGTGTCCCCAAGAACTCTCTCTCCCCAGCTTGGGCTGTCCCAACCCCCGGCTGGTCAAAGTTACCGGGCAGTGCTGTGAGGAGTGGGTCTGCGACGAGGATGGTGCCAAGGACCCCATGGACGACAGGGACGGCCTCCTGGGCAAGGAGCTGGCCTTCGATGCCTCGGAGGTGGAGTTAACGAGAAACAATGAATTAATTGCAATTGGAAAAGGCGGCTCCCTGAAGCGGCTCCCTG TTTTTGGAATGGAACCTCGCATTCTGTACAGCCCTTCTTCACATGGCCAGAAATGTATCGTCCAGACGACTTCGTGGTCCCAGTGCTCAAAAACCTGTGGAACTGGTATCTCCACACGCGTTACCAATGACAACCCTGAATGCCGCCTGCTGAAAGAAACCCGGATCTGTGAAGTGCGGCCTTGTGGACAGCCGGTGTACAGCAGCCTGAAA AAGGGCAAGAAATGCAGCAAGACCAAGAAATCCCCCGAACCGGTCAAGTTTACTTACGCTGGATGTTCTAGTATGAAGAAATACCGGCCCAAGTACTGCGGTTCCTGCGTGGACGGCCGCTGCTGCACACCTCAGCAGACCAGGACTGTGAAGATGCGGTTCCGCTGCGAAGATGGGGAGACGTTTTCCAAGAACGTCATGATGATCCAGTCCTGCAGATGCAGCTACAGCTGCCCGCATGCCAACGAGGCAGCCTTTCCCTTCTACAGACTGTTCAATGACATTCACAAATTTAGGGACTAA